One Anaerobacillus alkaliphilus DNA window includes the following coding sequences:
- a CDS encoding AraC family transcriptional regulator yields the protein MNTLTFQVPPFPTYITGGEDYFKKGKKHMKRVFSVFDILIVKKGCIYMIENDEKYDVKEGEYLILVPGFEHASYQPCQTDTSYYWIHFQLEVPYELKNLSDINWGLIVKQDRTYTEPAKHTFHLPRYGKIGSKEFIFHEIERLYSLNEANTPEKRLKEQIVFQELILQLQSDSIRIPSSAEQVTKQTITFIQTHYKNDKIKMETISKELLFHPDYITRCMQKTIGVTPMQYLNFYRLSVAKQLLSTTNEKLEAIAKQVGISDSTYFSRLFKKVEGITAMEYRRLVKREGR from the coding sequence ATGAATACGCTAACATTTCAAGTACCACCTTTTCCTACCTATATAACTGGTGGTGAGGATTATTTTAAAAAAGGTAAGAAACACATGAAGAGGGTTTTTTCAGTGTTCGATATCTTAATTGTAAAAAAGGGTTGTATTTACATGATTGAAAATGACGAAAAATACGATGTGAAGGAAGGAGAGTATTTAATTCTCGTTCCGGGATTTGAACATGCTAGCTATCAGCCTTGCCAAACAGATACCTCTTACTATTGGATCCATTTTCAACTAGAGGTTCCATATGAATTGAAAAACCTTTCTGATATTAACTGGGGGTTGATTGTAAAGCAGGATAGGACGTATACGGAACCTGCAAAGCATACATTTCATTTACCACGATATGGAAAGATAGGAAGTAAGGAGTTTATCTTCCATGAAATTGAACGTCTGTATTCTTTAAACGAAGCCAATACTCCTGAAAAACGGTTGAAGGAACAAATTGTGTTTCAGGAGCTTATTTTACAATTGCAATCTGATTCCATTAGGATTCCATCGAGCGCTGAACAAGTGACAAAACAAACAATAACGTTTATCCAAACTCATTATAAAAACGACAAGATTAAAATGGAGACTATCTCAAAAGAGCTATTGTTTCATCCAGACTATATTACTCGATGCATGCAAAAAACAATTGGAGTTACTCCAATGCAATACTTAAACTTCTATCGGCTTTCCGTAGCAAAACAACTACTTTCAACAACAAATGAAAAACTAGAAGCGATTGCTAAGCAAGTAGGGATATCCGATAGCACCTACTTTTCTAGACTTTTTAAAAAAGTGGAAGGAATTACAGCAATGGAATATCGTAGATTAGTAAAGCGTGAGGGTAGATAA
- a CDS encoding MATE family efflux transporter has translation MTVKSKKAAKLTLFALTWPIFIEIFLHMLMGNADTLMLSQYDDNAVASVGVSNQLINVIIVMFGFIATGTSILIAQYIGAKQEQDANKIAVVSIIANLIFGVLLSFILFIFAPSILKAMNIPAELMDNSLIYLRIVGGFAFIQALIMTVAAIIRSHGFTKDAMYVTIGMNFINVIGNYLFIFGPFGLPVLGVTGVAISTTISRCIGLIAMFAVLRYRIKGQLPYSFLFKAFPKVELKKLLKIGIPSAGEHLSYNTSQIAITYFIASMGTIALTTKVYTQNIMMFILLFSIAIGQGTQILIGHYVGAEKLEEAYHRCLKSLKIAIFVSLGMGVLFSIFSRPFLGIFTDNPDIISLGFTLILLTIILEPGRAFNLVVINCLRAAGDVKYPVYVGILSMWGVAVTLSYILGVVFGLGLIGVWIAFIVDEWLRGLLMLRRWKSRKWVEMSFVSTKSEAS, from the coding sequence ATGACTGTTAAATCAAAAAAAGCTGCTAAGTTAACTTTATTTGCGCTAACATGGCCTATTTTTATTGAAATCTTTTTACACATGCTAATGGGTAATGCAGATACTCTGATGCTTAGTCAGTATGATGACAATGCCGTTGCTTCTGTTGGAGTATCCAATCAGCTAATTAATGTCATAATTGTTATGTTTGGTTTTATTGCGACTGGAACTAGTATCTTAATTGCTCAATACATCGGTGCAAAACAAGAACAAGATGCAAATAAGATAGCTGTCGTTTCTATCATAGCAAATCTAATTTTTGGTGTACTATTAAGTTTTATCCTGTTTATTTTTGCTCCTTCTATTCTAAAAGCAATGAATATACCAGCCGAATTAATGGATAATTCGTTAATATACTTGCGTATTGTCGGTGGGTTTGCTTTTATCCAAGCGTTAATTATGACTGTCGCTGCAATTATTCGTAGTCATGGGTTCACGAAAGATGCCATGTATGTAACAATCGGTATGAATTTTATTAACGTAATTGGTAACTACTTATTTATCTTTGGTCCTTTTGGACTTCCAGTCTTGGGGGTTACAGGGGTAGCGATATCGACGACTATTAGCCGTTGTATTGGTCTAATAGCGATGTTCGCAGTCTTGCGTTACCGGATCAAAGGACAGTTGCCATACTCATTTCTTTTTAAAGCCTTTCCTAAAGTTGAACTTAAGAAACTATTAAAAATTGGCATTCCGTCAGCTGGCGAGCATTTATCGTATAACACATCACAAATAGCTATTACTTATTTTATTGCTTCAATGGGAACAATCGCTTTGACAACTAAGGTTTATACACAAAATATTATGATGTTTATTTTGTTATTTTCAATTGCTATTGGTCAAGGTACTCAAATCTTAATTGGCCACTATGTAGGAGCTGAAAAGTTAGAGGAAGCTTACCACCGTTGCTTAAAAAGTTTAAAAATAGCAATTTTTGTTTCCTTAGGAATGGGCGTTCTTTTTAGTATATTTAGTAGACCCTTTTTAGGTATATTTACTGATAATCCTGATATTATTAGTTTAGGTTTCACACTAATTTTACTAACAATTATACTTGAACCTGGAAGAGCTTTTAACCTAGTAGTAATTAATTGTCTTAGGGCTGCTGGTGACGTGAAGTACCCTGTCTATGTAGGCATTTTGTCCATGTGGGGTGTGGCAGTTACTTTATCTTATATTCTAGGCGTAGTTTTTGGATTAGGGCTAATAGGGGTTTGGATCGCATTTATCGTTGACGAATGGCTAAGAGGGTTGTTGATGTTAAGAAGATGGAAATCAAGAAAATGGGTAGAGATGTCATTTGTCTCAACTAAATCTGAGGCTTCCTAA
- a CDS encoding MurR/RpiR family transcriptional regulator, producing the protein MYTSDVYRRIIDNREQMSKSHKKIANYLIEHSDKVAFLTASKLAKLVGVGEATVIRFAVFLNYEGYPDFQRHLQEAIQRKWTAADVFASTTDIEEKNENVVREILNDDIQNLKVTLKQIDIEVFEKAVEDIRNAKRIYIIAYRSAASLGLFLEFYLDLVLQNTELIRQADGVSEHLLDIKSEDLVIGFGFSRYTKRTVDVLKFVKQRNAKTVVITDHLLSPLVPYADRALVASTTINSFIDSLSAPFSIVNALITAVTRAEQVKVEKRLQDLEGLWENFNVFHE; encoded by the coding sequence ATGTATACAAGTGATGTCTATCGGAGAATTATTGACAATCGAGAACAAATGAGTAAATCACATAAAAAAATTGCTAACTACCTAATTGAACATTCAGATAAAGTGGCATTTTTAACTGCATCAAAGCTTGCTAAACTTGTTGGGGTTGGTGAAGCAACGGTTATAAGGTTTGCTGTATTTTTAAACTATGAAGGGTATCCTGACTTTCAACGTCATTTACAAGAAGCTATTCAACGAAAGTGGACTGCTGCGGATGTGTTTGCGAGCACTACAGATATAGAAGAAAAAAATGAAAATGTTGTTAGAGAAATCTTGAATGATGATATACAAAATCTAAAAGTGACATTAAAACAAATTGATATAGAAGTGTTTGAAAAGGCTGTAGAGGATATTCGAAATGCCAAACGTATTTACATTATTGCGTATCGGAGTGCTGCTAGTTTAGGGTTATTTTTAGAATTTTACTTAGATCTTGTTCTACAAAATACAGAATTAATTCGTCAAGCCGATGGTGTTTCTGAACACTTGTTAGACATTAAAAGTGAGGATCTAGTGATTGGTTTTGGATTTTCAAGATATACAAAAAGGACGGTTGATGTCTTAAAGTTTGTAAAACAAAGAAACGCCAAAACGGTTGTGATTACTGACCATTTACTTTCTCCACTAGTCCCATATGCTGACCGAGCCTTAGTTGCATCTACTACAATAAATTCTTTTATTGACTCGCTATCTGCTCCATTTAGTATTGTTAACGCTTTAATTACGGCAGTTACAAGAGCTGAGCAAGTAAAAGTGGAAAAACGACTTCAAGATTTAGAAGGGTTATGGGAAAACTTTAACGTGTTTCATGAATAG